In Arachis hypogaea cultivar Tifrunner chromosome 17, arahy.Tifrunner.gnm2.J5K5, whole genome shotgun sequence, a single window of DNA contains:
- the LOC112766327 gene encoding L-2-hydroxyglutarate dehydrogenase, mitochondrial, which produces MLKRTFQSFRRSLKGFASSSSRRRDARFKWKYLHSPSNFTVMRSMMSSTQTATTTSYSVPREKVDCLVIGAGVVGIAIARALALKGREVFVVESDSTFGTATSSRNSEVIHAGIYYPRNSLKAIFCSRGRDMLYDYCTKHEIPHKQIRKLIVATRSSEIPKLNDILNHGIQNGIDSLRMIDGIEAMKMEPELQCVKAVLSPVSGIVDSHSLMLALVGEAESHRTTFTYNSAVIGGHLEGNQICVHVSETNSLKEWNGTSTALNPDLVLVPNLVVNSAGLSAPALAKRFTGLPSEVIPSAYYARGCYFTLSNTKTTPFEHLIHPIPEDGGLGMHVTLDLNGQVKFGPDVEWIDSIDDISSFLNKFDYSVHANRAEQFYLEIRKYYPNLKDGSLEPGYSGIRPKLSGPGQPPVDFVVQGENIHGIPGLVNLFGIESPGLTSGLAIAEYIVTRFLG; this is translated from the exons ATGCTGAAGCGAACATTTCAAAGCTTCAGAAGAAGCTTGAAAGGATTTGCGTCGTCATCATCAAGAAGAAGGGACGCTCGTTTCAAATGGAAATATTTACATTCACCGAGCAATTTCACCGTGATGAGAAGCATGATGAGCAGCACCCAAACCGCCACAACAACTTCGTACTCTGTCCCAAGGGAGAAAGTGGATTGCTTGGTCATAGGTGCTGGCGTTGTGGGCATAGCGATCGCAAGAGCACTGGCACTCAAGGGCAGAGAGGTTTTCGTTGTTGAATCGGATTCAACTTTTGGCACAGCCACCAGTTCTCGAAACAGTGAAGTTATCCACGCTGGAATCTATTACCCTCGCAATTCCTTGAAG GCGATTTTTTGTTCAAGGGGAAGAGATATGTTATATGATTACTGCACAAAACACGAAATTCCACATAAACAAATTCGTAAACTTATAGTGGCTACTCGGTCTTCAGAGATTCCAAAGCTAAACGACATTCTAAACCATGGAATTCAAAATGGGATTGATAGTTTGAGGATGATAGACGGGATTGAGGCCATGAAAATGGAACCAGAGTTGCAATGTGTGAAAGCAGTATTATCACCTGTCTCTGGGATTGTTGACTCCCATTCTTTAATGCTTGCTCTAGTG GGGGAAGCCGAAAGTCACAGAACAACCTTCACATATAATTCAGCAGTcattggtggccatcttgaaggAAATCAGATTTGTGTTCATGTATCAGAAACCAATAGCCTTAAAGAATGGAATGGGACATCAACAGCTCTGAACCCGGATCTAGTGCTAGTTCCAAACCTTGTAGTGAACTCTGCAGGCCTTAGTGCCCCCGCACTAGCGAAAAGATTTACTGGCTTGCCAAGTGAAGTTATTCCTTCAGCCTACTATGCACGTGGTTGCTACTTCACATTATCTAACACTAAAACCACTCCGTTCGAACATTTAATACATCCTATACCGGAGGATGGTGGCCTTGGCATGCATGTTACTCTCGACTTGAATGGTCAGGTCAAGTTTGGTCCGGATGTTGAATGGATTGACAGCATTGATGATATCTCAAGTTTTCTGAATAA GTTTGATTATTCAGTACATGCAAATCGCGCTGAGCAGTTTTATCTGGAGATAAGAAAGTACTACCCAAATCTAAAGGATGGGTCTCTTGAGCCAGGATATTCAGGGATCCGACCAAAACTTTCAGGACCTGGCCAGCCACCTGTTGATTTTGTAGTACAG GGGGAGAATATTCACGGAATACCTGGTCTTGTTAATCTTTTTGGAATCGAGTCACCCGGTTTAACGTCGGGTTTAGCAATTGCAGAATATATAGTTACTAGATTTTTGGGATGA
- the LOC112766326 gene encoding cleavage and polyadenylation specificity factor subunit 3-I: MASTATTQGPGPGAKRRDGGSSMSERKREEEQLIVTPLGAGNEVGRSCVYMSYKGKTILFDCGIHPAYYGMAALPYFDEIDPSTVDVLLITHFHLDHAASLPYFLQKTTFRGRVFMTYATKAIYKLLLSDYVKVSKVSVEDMLYDEHDINRSMDKIEVIDFHQTIEVNGIRFWCYTAGHVLGAAMFMVDIAGVRVLYTGDYSREEDRHLRAAETPQFSPDICIIESTYGVQHHQPRHTREKRFTDVIHSTISQGGRVLIPAFALGRAQELLLILDEYWANHPELQNIPIYYASPLAKKCLTVYETYTLSMNDRIKNAKSNPFAFKYISALSSIEVFKDIGPSVVMASPSGLQSGLSRQLFDMWCSDKKNSCIIPGYVVEGTLAKTIISEPKEVTLMNGLTAPLNMQVHYISFSAHADSAQTSAFLEELNPPNIILVHGEANEMGRLKQKLMSQFADRNTKILTPKNCQSVEMYFNSQKMAKTIGKLAEKTPEAGETVSGLLVKKGFAYQIMAPDDLHVFSQLSTASIAQRITIPYSGAFSIIQHRLKQIYESVESSVDEESGVPTLQVHECVTVKHESEKHVSLHWSSDPISDMVSDSIVALILNISRDAPKIIDDSDAIKIVEENEKKAEKVMHALLVSLFGDVKIGENGKLVINIDGNVAELNKESGEVESENEGLKERVKTAFRRIQSSVKPIPPSAA, translated from the exons ATGGCATCAACGGCGACAACACAGGGACCGGGGCCAGGTGCGAAGAGGCGGGACGGCGGTTCATCAATGAGCgagaggaagagagaggaggAGCAGCTGATAGTGACGCCGCTGGGAGCGGGGAACGAAGTAGGGCGGTCGTGCGTTTACATGAGCTACAAAGGAAAGACCATCCTCTTCGATTGCGGCATCCACCCTGCCTACTACGGCATGGCGGCTCTCCCTTACTTCGACGAGATCGATCCCTCAACCGTCGACGTCCTCCTCATCACTCACTTCCATCTCGACCACGCCGCCTCCTTGCCTTACTTCCTTCAGAAGACCACCTTCCGCGGCCGCGTCTTCATGACCTACGCCACCAAAGCTATCTACAAGCTCCTCCTCTCCGATTATGTCAAGGTCAGCAAGGTCTCCGTTGAGGACATGCTCTACGACGAGCACGACATCAACCGCTCCATGGATAAAATCGAG GTTATTGATTTCCATCAAACTATAGAAGTGAACGGTATTCGATTCTGGTGTTATACTGCAGGCCATGTACTTGGTGCTGCTATGTTCATGGTGGACATTGCTGGAGTCCGAGTGCTTTACACCGGAGACTATTCACGGGAGGAAGACCGGCATCTTCGAGCTGCCGAGACCCCCCAGTTCTCCCCAGATATATGCATTATAGAGTCCACATATGGTGTGCAGCACCATCAGCCTCGGCACACACGAGAGAAACGCTTCACTGATGTTATCCATTCCACCATTTCTCAAGGAGGTCGTGTGTTGATTCCGGCATTTGCCCTTGGTCGTGCACAGGAGCTCCTCCTTATCCTTGATGAATATTGGGCGAATCACCCGGAGCTCCAGAATATACCCATCTATTATGCTTCTCCTCTTGCAAAAAAATGCCTGACTGTGTATGAGACATACACCCTTTCCATGAATGATAGGATCAAGAATGCAAAGTCGAATCCATTTGCTTTCAAATACATATCGGCTTTGAGCAGCATTGAAGTCTTCAAAGATATAGGACCATCTGTGGTGATGGCAAGCCCTAGTGGTCTTCAGAGTGGGTTGTCAAGGCAATTATTCGATATGTGGTGCTCTGATAAGAAAAATTCTTGCATTATACCGGGGTATGTGGTTGAAGGGACATTGGCAAAAACCATCATCAGTGAACCCAAAGAGGTCACTCTCATGAATGGGCTTACTGCACCTCTCAACATGCAGGTGCACTACATTTCCTTTTCGGCTCATGCTGATTCTGCTCAAACAAGTGCATTCTTAGAAGAGCTCAATCCTCCTAACATAATTCTTGTTCATGGGGAAGCTAATGAGATGGGAAGGCTCAAACAGAAGCTCATGAGTCAATTTGCTGATCGGAACACTAAGATTCTTACTCCAAAAAACTGTCAATCTGTTGAGATGTATTTCAATTCGCAGAAAATGGCAAAAACCATTGGCAAGCTTGCTGAAAAAACGCCCGAAGCCGGTGAAACTGTTAGTGGTCTGCTAGTGAAAAAAGGCTTTGCATATCAGATAATGGCACCTGATGATCTCCATGTCTTCTCACAGTTATCAACAGCAAGCATTGCTCAGAGGATCACCATCCCTTATTCAGGTGCCTTTAGTATTATACAGCATAGACTAAAACAGATATATGAGAGTGTGGAGTCCTCTGTGGATGAAGAATCTGGAGTTCCAACATTGCAAGTCCATGAGTGTGTGACGGTGAAGCATGAGTCCGAGAAGCATGTTTCCCTGCATTGGTCATCCGATCCCATCAGTGACATGGTATCAGACTCCATTGTTGCTCTAATTTTAAACATCAGTCGCGATGCCCCAAAAATAATAGACGATTCAGATGCCATAAAAATTGTAGAAGAGAATGAGAAGAAAGCAGAGAAGGTTATGCATGCACTTCTTGTCTCGCTCTTTGGAGATGTAAAGATTGGAGAAAATGGGAAGTTGGTGATTAACATTGATGGCAATGTGGCAGAGCTCAATAAAGAAAGTGGAGAAGTTGAGAGTGAAAATGAAGGCCTTAAGGAAAGAGTTAAAACCGCATTTCGGCGGATTCAAAGTTCTGTGAAGCCGATTCCTCCTTCTGCAGCGTAG